Part of the Hirundo rustica isolate bHirRus1 chromosome 28, bHirRus1.pri.v3, whole genome shotgun sequence genome, CAAATCCCCTTCTCCTTGTTTTATCTCattttggctgctttttttctgctgtcttcCCCCGACgtgctctgctcttcccaccCAAATGGAGCTGTGGGAGGTTGTGTCCATGGATCCAGCGCTTCTCTGGCCCGGAAAGGCTCCTTGAGCCAACGCCAGGAGCTTTTTTGGGTTTAGTACtggattttggtggttttgccttttttttttcctcttccatgtATTTCTAGCTagatcccagagctgggccaggctggcagcgattctgctgctctcccagagTAGAAATAAGGCTAAATCACCGCAATTCAgctacaagaaaaaaacccaaaggaatatatatgtatttttttatatatatatatatacacatatatatatatatatatatgtatcatcctcttcaaaaataaaaggagaggtCCCGCGGCTGGACGCCGGTGAGTCCCGCGGAGCTGGGAgcatttttccccccaaatccgTCGTTGCCGTCGTGGTTTATGGTTTTTCTCCGTGGCAAAGAACACAGGACCAGGAGGATGGGTGGATACAGCAGGAATTCACCAGAAAGAGCTGCCTGAGGGTACAAAATACAGTACGGACACATCGGCCATCGAGGAAAGACTATTGCTCCCGTGTGAGTGAGTGAGGGATCCAGGTCCTTTGCGACGGAGAAGGCTTAAAAATGGGATAAACGGAAGAAATACGctttaaaaatccctttaaaaAGAACGACGGCAGCGGGAACAGTGGGAGCAGTGGGATGGGGCCGGGAGCTggacggacagacggacagcGGCGTTCCTGCGGCgtgggggtgtccccaggggtcTGCAGCTGTTCCTCGCTTCCCAATAAATATGGAGAGAGGGAGATGCCGGATCCATGGAAATAAATTAAGGAGGCAGCTGACTGGGCTCCCAAAGAtggattaaaaggaaaaaaaaaaaaaaaaaaagtaaaagtaaagtCCTAGAAGTGGTGAAACTGTAGGAGAAGAAGAGGCAAAACTTTGGAATGAGAACGATGGAGTTCAGAGTTATGGGAAAACAGGGTGAAAAACCGGAATTCTGGAAAGGGCAGGACTGAGCTGAGGGagtaaaaaagaatttaaaaaaaaaagactatttgAGAGTGGAAAAATTTGTTTAATAGGAGGTGGCTGCAGGGACCAGGCGGCGCCAGGGCCAGGCCCaggggggcaaaaaaaaaagacaaaaggaggcaaaaaacaacaataaaccTCCAAAATCCACCCCCAAGGTGCCAGGGCCGGGCGTGGCCACGGATTTAGGGCCGGAAAATCCAATTTGGGTGAAGCCAAGGGGCGGATTCTAGCGGGTCCTGGTGAAACGGGGCCGGAGGCGCCTTATTTGGAGAAGGGGAAGATGGTTCGCCCCGTCGAGTTTTTCCTTGTGCTTTGTGCCGGCGCCTCCCCCTTCCCGGCAGGAAacggggagagggggaaaaaccgTCAGAAATCGGCAAAACCGAGGAAATCTTCCCCAGTTGTCAGGGACCCGCCACCTCGGGGCTGGTTCCAGTTCGGGTACCCAGAGTTTGcatcccaaaaaaaaccccaaaaaaacccaaaaaatcaaaaaagaaaccaacaaacatggaaagaggagaaaagaaaaaaaaaaaaaaaaaaaaaaaaaggaaaatgaaggaaaaatcacAAGCCAAGGGAACGGCCGTTGGTCCAAggtgcctctgctgctccccctgcccccgGCGCTGCTGCTCGGCTCCGGGGCCCTCGGGTGCTGGTTTTGATGGGGGGACACCAGGAGGGGTCTGCGGGTGACCTCCCATCTCCCCCAAAGCAGCGAGTCCTGGGGGCCAGGGGTCCCatggtgggagcaggggagggggcggggggggccgCGGGTGGCTGCATGGTTGGGCCGGTTTCTCTCTCTCCGGTGGCGGCAGGAGGGGGGGGCTTGGGGACACCCGTGCCCCACCGCTGCTGTGGGGAGCTCGGGGACCCCTTTGTCCCGTTGCTGGAAGTGGGGACGTGGGGCCTTTGGGGTCCCCTTCACCCCGTCGCTGGGAGGGGTGTAGGGGGGCTCAGGGACCCCTTTGCCCCATCGctgttggggggggggaggtcgGGGACCCCTTTGCCCCATCACTGGGAAGGGGGATTGGGGCCCCCTTCGCCCCGGGGCTcagggggggtggtggggggcCGGCGTCGGGGTCGAGGGCTGGGGGGGGATCGGCTCAGTCGTCGTCCACGTCGTCGCCGTCGGAGTCGTCACCggcgccgctgccgctgccgggTCCCGGCGGGCCGGCGCGCCGGTCGTAGAGCTTGTCCCGCTGGCGCTCCTGGATGTCGCGCATCTCCTCGGCGTAGCGGCAGAAGGCGCCACCGAACTTGGCCCAAGCCTTGTAGGGGACGGTGATTGCGTTGCGGTAGGACGGCTTCACCTCGCTGACCCGCAGAAACACCCCGTACTTGTTGCAGCCCACGTCGAAAAAGAAGCGCTTGGAGTCCACGGTGATGGACGTGCCCTCGGGCAGCTCCCCGTAGAGCCCCCCGCCgcccgggccgccgccgccggggccgcccaGCTCGTCCTCTTCGCCCCCGTAGTCGTCGATGAGCTTGGCCAGGGCGTCGCGGAACTCGATGAGGCCCTGGGCGGGCAACGCAATGGTCTGGCCGCTCTGTAGCCCGGGGGGGCCTCCCGCGAACCCACCCgggccgccggggccgcggtTCACGGTCTGGCGGATGCGCAGGAAGCGCCCGCGCTGGTTTTCCTTCAGGTCCAGGTAGTACTTGCGGTTCTCCCGCACCAGGAACTCGCTCTTGAGGGCGCGGCGGGGCCCAGCGCCGTCCTCGCCCGGCGGCCCCGAGGCCTGAGCCAGCTGCTCGGGGCTGGACGGGCCCAGCTGCGCGTAGTGCTCGATGAAATCACCCAGGTAGTCGCGGAACTCGGCAGCCACGGCCATGGAGAGCGTGAGGCGGCTCTTGGAGCCGCCCGCGCCCACCTCGGCGATCTTGAGGAAGCGGCCCTTGGCGTTCTGCTTCACGTCCAGGTAGAAGCGCTTGTTCTGGATGTCCAGCCGCTTGGACGCCAGCTCCTGCGTCTCCTGCTCGGggccggccgcgccgccgccgccgggccccgcggccgggccggccccccccgccccgccgcgggcgGTCCCGaacccgccgccgccgccgcgctcgcTGCCGCTGTCCCCGTCCGCCATCTTGtccgcccgccccgcgcgccGCCCGCGTCCGGCCCCGCTGCGACACCGCTGACGTCACCGCCGCACCGCCGCCGTCACGTGCGCCGGGGGCCCCGCCCGCCGCGTCCCCGCGCGCCCCCGGCGAAGCTCCGCCCCCCCAGCAGGccccgccccgcagccccctcCTCTCCAATTCCCGCGATCCCAGTCCAGCCCCCAGCTGTCAGTCTCCATTGCCTCCCCTCCCATTGGCCGCTGGGCCCAGGCCCCTCTCCtcggccccctcccctcccggcGCGCCGCTCCATTGAGCGCCGAACTCTGCTGCCTGTCAGTCAGGACCATCGCTAGCTCCTATTGGTCAATGCGGACAAGGCTGCGCCCCCCGGCCGTCAGTCTCGGCGCTGGCAGTTCCTATTGGTCCCTCAAGCCACgccccagctcctcccttcCCGGCGCGCTCGTGCGCAGCTTCCCGCCTTTCCCTGCTGTCATTCacagcctcctgcagcacccatTGGTCCGCGAGGTGCATAGCCCCACCCCCTGCTACCACTCATGCTTAGCACAGCCCCCATTGGCCAGTGAGGCTCACAGCTCTGTCCCTTCCAGCCAATGGTACGTGACATCATGGACAGTCACCATGACATCATTGATGTCATCATGGCTGGTCAGTAGCACCGGGCCCACACTTCAGATGGGCAGCCTCCAGGTGCTCCCTTTCCTCAGCAGGGCCTGGAGGTCAGAACCCACAcacactcccccccccccccgccccccccggtATGGGATGACCTGCCTGAGGGGAGTCCTCATGTCAGGGATGTGGCAATCCCTAAGGGACACCCTGGGATCATGCAGGGTCTCTGGGGACCTTAGGGGAACCAACAGGGACTTCCCAGGATCTCCTCAGAACCTTCATGCACCTCCTGAGGTCCCATGTGGATCTCCTGCCATCTGGTGGGGCCTTCTGAGTGCCCTCAGAGGAAGATGGAGCCACAGGCACCTGGTAGGATCGGTGTCCTGAGACCCTCCAGGAGGATGCTCCTGCCCATAAAGGTTTCAGCCATGGGACAAGCAAGCACATGTCTACGGGGACAAACAGGTCCCCAGGGGGAGCTCTGGCGGGTaaccttgtgtgtgtgtgtggggctgTGATCTGTCCAGGAGGTTGTGAGACCAACCCAACCCCTCTCAGTGCTCAGGGGTGGGGCACCCCAAGGGTTGGACAAGGAAGCCCAAAGGGGACAAAGAAGCAACAGAACCCACTAGGCTTTCCCCCCCCTCCAGCTACACCCAGGGTCCCCCTAATCTTAGGGCAGAGGGACAATGAGATGGGGTCCCCTCACCCCAGATACTGCTCCTAGGTCATTGCATCCCCCTCAGACCCCCATGTCCCCTCCCCGCTCATGGTGACACCCCCACGGCCTGAtccccctgccccgctgccccccgcAGCACAGACAGAGTCAGGCTCTCCACACAACCTCTTTATCTTCTGGGGTGATTCAGGGGGGTTAAACAGGACCCCGGGATCCCGGGGAGGTGATGGTGGAGGGTCCCACAGCCCCCCTCAGTGGGGCAGCTCATGGGGGATCAGTTTGTAGTGGGCACCGCAGGAGGGGCAGCGCTGGGCCTCGCCCTTGTGCAGCCAGAACCAAACCACGTAGCTGTTGTCCTCCTCAcctggggggacagggacaccatgggacagggacagggagggacaggcATGGGGGAGAGGAACAGGGAACATGGACAGTGTGGGCAGAGCACAAAAACAGAAGCGGTTGGATGGGGAGGATGGACAAATGGACAAGGGACAGGAATGGACACAGGAACACCATGAACAGGTACGGATGCAAAGATGGACACATGGGCAGAACAGACATAGAGACACGAGGACGGACACGTGGACATGGGGATGGACATAAAGACACACAAACAGGGATGGGGGGCACTCACAGACGCAGCCCACAATGCGCTTGTTGGTGATGGAGGGGACGAGATTTGGGTCCTCCTTGGTGCCCGCGTAGCGCTTGGGCCGGAACATGCTGTACGGGTCCTATGGGCAAGTGGGGACACCCCCGGACTGTGAGCACCCCAGAACCCCCACCTGCCCCTCCATCCCTCAGACCCACAACCGCCCCTGAGGGCAGCCTGTCCCCGAGAACCCCAAATGACTACCCCACCctggcagcccccagctccACCCCCGAGACACCCTGTGACTGAGATTCCCCCAGCTGTGAGACGCCCAGATCCTCCCAAGAACTCCCCAACCCTAGACCCTGCAATCCTCCAAGGACACGAAAACTCCGAAACACCCCCTGCAGATAAGCCCGCCATCACCCGAACACTCCCCAACCCCCATGGGATCCCCAAATCTTCTCACCCCTTACCCCTCAGACCCCCTCGATGTCCCCCAACTCCCGGCACTCACCAGACCCTTGTTCATGGCCTCCATCACCTTCCGCTCCAACCCGGTCGCCTGTTCCTCATCGCTGGCCAGGTTCCCTGCGGGGCGCCGTCACATCGGGGGTGCAGACATCCCGCCCCGGTCCCACCCCGGTCCCGCTCgttcctcccctgctccctccccctttccccGCTTCCCCGGCCCTCTCTCACCGGGCACGCCGAGGTGGCGGGAGGGCACGGCGCGAGCAGAAGCCGCAGGCAGGAGCCGCAGGGCCGCGCTCACCCGCAGTAACCTTGAGGCCATGGCGGCGACAGTGGCGGCACTTCCGGCACGGGCGGAAGCGGAAGTGACGTAGGCGGGGCGGAGGGGCCGAGCGATGGAGCCGCGCACCGCCTAACGGAGCTCCGCCCTCGGCCACGCCCACAAAGAGCGGAGCCCCGCCCCCACTGCGGGCCCGGTGATCGCGGGGGGCGGGGCTGAGATTTTGCATGGGAGATGGGACCGCCGTGGGAATAGGGACAGCCTtgaagggacagggacacccgtgaggggacagggacatccttGAGGGGATAGAGACATccctgaggggacagggacagccgtgaggggacagggacacccccgTGGGAATAGGGACAGCCCTGAAGGGACAGGAACACCcgtgaggggacagggacattcTTGAGGGGATAGAGACATCCCTGAGGGAATAGGGACAGCcgtgaggggacagggacacccgtgaggggacagggacatccttGAGGGGATAGGGACATCCCTGAGGGAATAGGGACAGccctgaggggacagggacacccatgaggggacagggacacccccgTGGGAATAGGGACAGCCCTGGAGGCTCAAGGACAGCCCtggaaggagggatggggaCAATGTCCCCCTGGCCCGGGGTATGGGACACCCCTGGGGGACAGGGATAatctggggagagcaggggaacGCTGGGGGCAGTGGGGCACTCCTGAGGGAACAGGGACAATATCCCAGAGGCGATAGGAACAGCGCAGCCCCCGAGGCAATGGGAAGAACCCCCAGGGGGACAGGAACAATGTCCCCGAGGACCACGGAGATGAGACACCTTGGGATTAGGGGGCAGCCGAGGATACCCTGGACATGCCATGGGGGACAGGGGTGATGTCCCTGGAATCATGAGGATGGGACACCCCTGGAAGGATGGGGATGATGAAACCCCCTGAGGGATGGAGACAGATGCCTCTGGGGCCTTGGGGACACGACATCCCGGGGGTACATGGCCCCTGTGGTCCATGGGGCTAGGACACCCCGAAGGGCACGGACAGCTGCAGGCTTGGGGACAAGGGCAGCCCAGGACACTGCGGAGTAACATCCCTGCGGCAGTGGGTACAGATGGCCATGGGGGAGATGACACCCTTA contains:
- the LOC120764123 gene encoding cytochrome c oxidase subunit 5B, mitochondrial; the encoded protein is MASRLLRVSAALRLLPAASARAVPSRHLGVPGNLASDEEQATGLERKVMEAMNKGLDPYSMFRPKRYAGTKEDPNLVPSITNKRIVGCVCEEDNSYVVWFWLHKGEAQRCPSCGAHYKLIPHELPH
- the PURB gene encoding transcriptional activator protein Pur-beta, whose translation is MADGDSGSERGGGGGFGTARGGAGGAGPAAGPGGGGAAGPEQETQELASKRLDIQNKRFYLDVKQNAKGRFLKIAEVGAGGSKSRLTLSMAVAAEFRDYLGDFIEHYAQLGPSSPEQLAQASGPPGEDGAGPRRALKSEFLVRENRKYYLDLKENQRGRFLRIRQTVNRGPGGPGGFAGGPPGLQSGQTIALPAQGLIEFRDALAKLIDDYGGEEDELGGPGGGGPGGGGLYGELPEGTSITVDSKRFFFDVGCNKYGVFLRVSEVKPSYRNAITVPYKAWAKFGGAFCRYAEEMRDIQERQRDKLYDRRAGPPGPGSGSGAGDDSDGDDVDDD